AGGATTCTTCATCTAATAAAAAGCTCCAAAAAATACCTGGTACATCAAAACTATCGAGATAGATGCCATCATTGGTGTACCTTTCAATTGTACTACTTTTTGCATCCTCCAGTAAATAATTATTGCCCAATAATATGTATATTATTCCATCATATGCGAAAATGTCTAAAGTTTCAAAGCTTTCGGCAAAAAATCCTCCATGCCCCGTTCCGCTCTCTTCTTCCTCCCACTCCCACCTCCAAGTATATTTGGCACTGTATGGCCTCTTTCGGCTAAATTCCAATAATAAAGTACCCTGCGTATCATATTTTTGCACCAAGTTTCTATAAAAATAGGTAACGTAAATGTATTGTTCTGAATCAATTGTTATCACATTCTTATTCAAAGCGTTTTGCAATAGAAAATTTTCATACTTTTTTATTTGGCCAAACGAAGTCAGCAATTCACCGGTCTGCGTATATTTATAAATCAAAGCAGTATCAGGCTTAGTCACTGACGCAAAAATATTACCCTCTTTATCTACCACAATACTGGATACATTCTTCCTTACTTTAAAACTTAAAATGAACTCACCAGTGAGGGATAGAATTTGAATGCGTGCATTACCAGTATCTGCTACATAGATTTTATCATTATCATCAATAAAAATATCAGATGGTTTCATAAATTCCCCTGGACCTTCCCCTTTCCTACCAAGGCTCAAAATAACTTGACCATTTGGATTAATTTTCTGAATTCTATTATTACCAGAATCGAGCACATAAATATTTTTTAAGCTATCCAATGCTAAAGCTTTTGGTTCGAAGAAAATCTTTGATTGATCCGTTTCCTTTAGGCCGCCAATTGCCCAGATTTGATTTAATTCGACTTTCTTTCTCGAGTCTTTTTCCCATAAACCTTTTTTTGTATTTGTAACTACGTGAGGAAGTGATTCTTTTGATTTATTGCTGCAACTGTTTATTAGCAAGATAATCAATAAGCATAGAAGAATTTTCACTTCAGAGACCTCCATTTACAAGGCTCTATGATATTTTCGCTCTTAATTGAGCCAGCGGGAATAGAGGTACCCCTCAAAAGTTTCTTCTTTCCCAATGCGAATTCCACCTCGTCGGCCATCCGTTCCAACAATTAATCTACGGGGGTTGTTTGGGTCAATATAAAGAACCGAAATAACTTTTCCAATTTCCATTCCATCGTTAAAGCTCAACCAATTATCTCCTCGATCCTTAGAAATCATAATTTTGGTATTTAACCCACCAATAATTAGGGTGCTTGGCTTGATTGGATTAACTATCAGACAGTTCATCCGAATCGCATCGGCATCAGGCAAAGTTTTTTTCCCCCATGTTTTACCGTTGTCTAAAGATACATAAAGATAGCCATCAAGTGTCTCAATATAAATAGAGCTATCGTACGGGCTAATTTGACAAAACTTTCCAGAATGATCTAACAGAATTTTCCGCCATTTATTCCCTGAATCTTCAGAAAACAAAATACCTTTAGAAGTTACTACAAAGATTATATCAGGACGATTTTGATCTAATACGATATAATAGACATCATAATCGATTTTGGCATTTGTTCTGAACCAAGCCTTGCCATTATCTCTGGATTCAAACAAACCGAGAACTGTACCGAGAAAAATTCTCTTCGAATTGTTTGGATCAAATGCAATATCATAAATGCCCGGTTCCTCTTTTAGGAGGAGTCGTTGAAAGGGTGATAACTCGCGATTGGGAAAATAGTCTATTTTGCTCCATGTTTGTCCACCATCGAAAGTTTGATAGAGTGTACTTTGCGGTCCCTTTGGATTGTAAGACGCTGCCAGCATTCTTTTAGGGTTAGTTGGATCAATATCCAAAGCACGTATCTTTCCTTTCTCTTTCATTAAATATTGAAATTTCTTTTCTTTTTCCTGATACTGAATTATTCCATCTTCAGTGGTAACGTAAATGATGCCGCTAAAGCCTTTTGGAATTTTTACCAAATTAACACCAAAAAATGGCCCTCCTATTTTCTCCCATTTATTTTCATCCATGCAGTGTAGGAAACATGAAATCAGTAGTACAGATGTAACGGTTGCAAAAAGTAAAGATTCAACCTTCAAGGTAAAACTATTCATCTCCTCCTCGATTGATTATACCTCAGATAAAAATTAATTTAAATCGTTCATCAGTTTTTTCAAATCATTCTAAATCAGAAGAGAAAGTGCCTGGCAAAATTGACGGGGAAATGATTAACCAGCGTCGCTTCGCTCCTATAGGTGGCCGGTTTCGTTCGGAATCAGTGGCCAGATTCATCGGAATATGCAATTTTCTGAAGAATCCAAACATAACTGGGATAAATTCATTTTTAAATCTTATCTCTTCTTAATAAAAATCTTACAATGGCAGGTTCTCTTATAAAATTGAGAGCTACCTAACATCAGCCTTTTGAATTACAAAATTTGATAATATTAAGAAAAGTGGGAAGTAAAAAAACAAGATAAAAATAAAAGGATAATTAGAAGAGATTCTCTCTGAAAGCTTTTTATTCTTAAAAGTAAAAAATGGACGATCAGAAAGATCCAATCTATCATTTACACTAAAGTTCGGATTTTTTCTCAATTGTCCTGCATATTTTCTCTTGACATAGCTCCAAAAAATGTTATCGAAACTGTCTTTTTGCTTATTATATTCTTCCACACTATCTAAACCGGTGGATGATATTTCTGTTACAAGGTAAATAAACGAAGGTATCGGCGATAATATTGATGATACCCACTTAGTTATTTTGACCTGATATTTTGTTTTCCTTTTATAATTAGTAACTATTTCAGATCTCTTTTT
This genomic stretch from Acidobacteriota bacterium harbors:
- a CDS encoding NHL repeat-containing protein; this encodes MKILLCLLIILLINSCSNKSKESLPHVVTNTKKGLWEKDSRKKVELNQIWAIGGLKETDQSKIFFEPKALALDSLKNIYVLDSGNNRIQKINPNGQVILSLGRKGEGPGEFMKPSDIFIDDNDKIYVADTGNARIQILSLTGEFILSFKVRKNVSSIVVDKEGNIFASVTKPDTALIYKYTQTGELLTSFGQIKKYENFLLQNALNKNVITIDSEQYIYVTYFYRNLVQKYDTQGTLLLEFSRKRPYSAKYTWRWEWEEEESGTGHGGFFAESFETLDIFAYDGIIYILLGNNYLLEDAKSSTIERYTNDGIYLDSFDVPGIFWSFLLDEESLYILDFARTMDLCKYSISLKK
- a CDS encoding YCF48-related protein; amino-acid sequence: MNSFTLKVESLLFATVTSVLLISCFLHCMDENKWEKIGGPFFGVNLVKIPKGFSGIIYVTTEDGIIQYQEKEKKFQYLMKEKGKIRALDIDPTNPKRMLAASYNPKGPQSTLYQTFDGGQTWSKIDYFPNRELSPFQRLLLKEEPGIYDIAFDPNNSKRIFLGTVLGLFESRDNGKAWFRTNAKIDYDVYYIVLDQNRPDIIFVVTSKGILFSEDSGNKWRKILLDHSGKFCQISPYDSSIYIETLDGYLYVSLDNGKTWGKKTLPDADAIRMNCLIVNPIKPSTLIIGGLNTKIMISKDRGDNWLSFNDGMEIGKVISVLYIDPNNPRRLIVGTDGRRGGIRIGKEETFEGYLYSRWLN